One window from the genome of Carnobacteriaceae bacterium zg-84 encodes:
- a CDS encoding kinase, protein MKSVSVSCAGSCGELFQGVYDDEEYLLSYNIDKKSIVTVSSSTTTSIILPKIQEIKDLVYPKDMFHITRKTSLPVGKGCSSSTADMISALYGMSLLKQEKLSMETLSSLCSKVEPTDSVAFKHWTVINPLTAKPLFETHWKPELYVYMLEPIETVNTVGLIRMSQSNVYDKQHSKELFTLFQKACQEKSLSLLSHVALESALLNDRRLPKPYLKDIIAFVKNYQLLGINIAHSGTVVGILLTKEQVAFLEQIEEALSKQLFAKYYQKRTLCTIIYEGVKQL, encoded by the coding sequence ATGAAAAGTGTTAGTGTGTCTTGTGCTGGGTCTTGCGGGGAACTTTTTCAAGGTGTGTATGATGATGAAGAATACTTATTGTCCTACAATATTGATAAAAAAAGTATTGTTACAGTTTCATCTAGTACAACCACTTCTATAATTTTGCCTAAAATTCAAGAAATAAAAGATTTGGTATATCCTAAGGACATGTTTCATATAACGAGAAAGACGTCGCTTCCCGTTGGAAAAGGCTGTTCAAGTAGTACAGCAGATATGATTAGCGCTTTATATGGTATGTCTTTGTTGAAACAGGAAAAATTATCTATGGAAACATTGTCGTCTTTATGCTCGAAAGTAGAACCGACTGATTCGGTAGCGTTTAAACATTGGACAGTGATTAATCCTTTAACAGCAAAGCCTTTGTTTGAAACGCATTGGAAACCTGAGTTGTATGTATACATGTTAGAACCAATTGAAACGGTCAATACGGTGGGATTGATTCGTATGAGCCAATCGAATGTATATGATAAACAGCACTCGAAAGAATTATTTACATTGTTTCAAAAAGCGTGTCAAGAAAAATCGTTAAGTTTACTGTCACATGTTGCATTAGAGAGTGCTTTATTGAATGATAGACGTTTACCAAAACCTTATTTAAAGGACATCATTGCTTTTGTCAAAAATTATCAATTATTGGGTATTAACATCGCGCATAGTGGCACTGTTGTGGGTATTTTATTAACAAAGGAACAAGTTGCTTTTTTAGAGCAAATAGAAGAAGCTCTATCTAAACAATTATTTGCAAAGTATTATCAAAAAAGAACATTGTGCACCATTATTTATGAAGGTGTCAAGCAGTTGTGA
- the cobT gene encoding nicotinate-nucleotide--dimethylbenzimidazole phosphoribosyltransferase — protein MVRLENIIQKIKPVNQVLLCEGQQYCDRLAKPLGALGKMETIYARLYSMFDKHISLEKKVVVVYIADNGIVEEGISANPQETTYIVAENMLEKKTGLCAISHHVGSDVCVVDIGCKKDVGYHVDAKVMYGTKNMAKEPAMSKKMCIQAILNGYDKTVSLINQGYTLFGTGEMGVGNTTTSAAVISALLDKPAHEVTGYGAGLTKTSMQHKINIIEQCIQKHAPYEDVLDIVSKIGGLDMLGMVGTYLACAMYEKPCVIDGVISITGLLIASKIAPHVLDYCFASHCSTEPGYKIVADTLKLEPMLLMDMRLGEGSGCPLAFFLMENAVHTITNMPTFEQGKLSRDDYVDTRDYK, from the coding sequence TTGGTACGATTAGAGAATATTATCCAAAAAATAAAGCCCGTTAATCAAGTACTTCTTTGTGAAGGACAGCAATACTGTGATCGTTTAGCGAAACCGTTAGGTGCTCTTGGGAAAATGGAGACTATTTATGCTCGTTTGTATAGTATGTTTGACAAACATATTTCTTTAGAAAAAAAAGTAGTTGTCGTATATATAGCTGACAATGGCATTGTTGAAGAAGGTATATCAGCCAATCCTCAAGAAACGACTTATATTGTTGCGGAAAATATGTTAGAAAAGAAAACAGGACTATGTGCCATTTCGCATCATGTAGGAAGTGATGTTTGTGTTGTTGATATTGGTTGTAAAAAAGATGTTGGTTATCATGTAGATGCTAAAGTAATGTACGGTACTAAAAATATGGCAAAAGAGCCAGCAATGTCCAAAAAAATGTGCATTCAAGCCATTTTAAATGGATACGATAAGACAGTTTCTTTGATAAATCAAGGTTATACATTATTTGGTACAGGCGAAATGGGTGTCGGTAATACAACGACTTCTGCAGCAGTGATTAGTGCTTTGCTTGATAAACCAGCACATGAAGTGACCGGATATGGAGCAGGCTTAACAAAAACATCAATGCAACATAAAATCAATATTATTGAGCAATGTATTCAAAAACATGCACCCTATGAAGATGTATTAGATATTGTATCTAAAATTGGTGGCTTAGACATGTTAGGAATGGTTGGAACATATTTGGCTTGTGCGATGTATGAAAAACCGTGTGTGATTGACGGTGTGATTTCCATTACAGGATTATTGATTGCTTCTAAGATTGCACCACACGTATTAGATTACTGTTTTGCTTCTCACTGTTCAACAGAACCGGGATATAAAATTGTTGCAGATACTTTAAAACTTGAGCCTATGTTGTTAATGGATATGCGTTTAGGAGAGGGCTCTGGTTGTCCTTTAGCCTTTTTCTTAATGGAGAATGCTGTTCACACAATCACAAATATGCCAACGTTTGAGCAAGGAAAATTAAGTCGAGATGATTATGTAGATACACGGGATTATAAATAA
- a CDS encoding iron-containing alcohol dehydrogenase, whose protein sequence is MYKIYYKTELCIGRGALEQLSTYKNECFLVVADPFLQTSGQINDVLKYVDSSNDVIVFTDIVPDPPIETVVSGIKSAEGKNVSIVLAVGGGSAIDAAKAMYYFASKQGIFSGATFIAVPTTSGTGSEVTDFSIITDAEKETKYPLISRDILPSVAILDADLVLTLPANITADTGMDVLTHAIEAYVSKNATDFSDALAEKAIKLVFEYLPKAYANGHDVEAREKMHAASTLAGMAFNTASLGLNHGIAHAAGAKFHVPHGRLNSILMPHIIQYNANMTSVGKIGYDKSTAMRYQQIAKLLGCNASNPAMAVRQLVSAIKQLQKKLNMPTTLREYGVASQDFLAHKDEIALAAIKDRCTDTNPRTPSPEDVAKILENAF, encoded by the coding sequence ATGTATAAAATATATTATAAAACAGAATTGTGTATAGGTAGAGGTGCTTTGGAACAGTTAAGTACATATAAAAATGAATGTTTCTTAGTTGTAGCAGATCCGTTCTTACAAACATCTGGCCAAATCAATGATGTTTTAAAATATGTTGATAGCAGTAATGATGTGATTGTGTTTACTGATATTGTTCCTGATCCTCCAATTGAAACAGTTGTTTCTGGTATTAAGAGTGCAGAAGGAAAAAATGTAAGTATTGTGTTGGCAGTCGGTGGTGGTTCTGCTATTGATGCAGCAAAAGCGATGTATTATTTTGCATCTAAACAAGGTATTTTTTCAGGGGCAACCTTCATTGCTGTTCCAACAACAAGTGGAACTGGTTCAGAAGTAACAGATTTTTCAATTATCACAGATGCAGAAAAAGAAACAAAATATCCATTGATTTCAAGAGATATTTTACCTTCTGTTGCAATTTTAGATGCCGACTTAGTGTTAACTTTACCTGCGAATATTACAGCAGATACAGGAATGGATGTATTGACACATGCAATCGAAGCGTATGTTTCTAAAAATGCTACCGATTTTTCAGATGCATTAGCAGAAAAAGCTATTAAACTTGTTTTTGAATATTTGCCTAAAGCGTATGCAAATGGACATGATGTAGAAGCACGTGAAAAAATGCATGCAGCGTCAACATTAGCTGGTATGGCATTTAATACAGCATCTTTAGGATTAAATCATGGTATTGCTCATGCAGCAGGTGCTAAATTCCATGTGCCACATGGACGTTTAAATAGTATTTTAATGCCACATATTATCCAATATAATGCGAATATGACGAGCGTTGGTAAAATTGGATATGATAAATCAACAGCAATGCGCTATCAACAAATTGCAAAATTATTAGGTTGTAATGCCTCTAATCCTGCAATGGCAGTTAGACAATTAGTAAGTGCTATAAAACAATTACAGAAAAAATTGAATATGCCAACAACATTAAGAGAATATGGTGTGGCATCACAAGATTTTCTTGCACATAAAGATGAGATAGCTCTTGCGGCTATTAAAGATCGTTGTACAGATACAAACCCAAGAACACCTTCACCAGA
- a CDS encoding cob(I)yrinic acid a,c-diamide adenosyltransferase, which produces MQLYTKTGDKGLTKLVGGQSAAKDSDRVCAYGTIDELNSWIGYTISQMENGDPLIDELRQLQHYLFDCGSDLSTPHGVYPYKVDKKLVDWIEERIDTYADIPPALETFILQGGDPIASMIHVARTIARRAERHIVATMWTNEINNEVMVFVNRLSDYFFALARVINFRKGVADVAYERSAKVFHNNITKADVERWAKQREGK; this is translated from the coding sequence ATGCAGCTATATACAAAAACAGGAGATAAAGGGCTAACAAAGCTTGTTGGTGGACAAAGTGCAGCCAAAGATTCGGATCGCGTATGTGCATACGGTACGATTGATGAATTAAATTCTTGGATAGGATACACAATAAGTCAAATGGAAAATGGAGATCCTTTAATTGATGAATTACGTCAATTACAGCATTATTTATTTGATTGTGGTTCAGATTTATCTACACCACACGGTGTTTATCCTTACAAAGTGGATAAAAAATTAGTTGATTGGATTGAAGAACGTATTGATACATACGCTGATATTCCACCTGCACTAGAAACATTTATTTTACAAGGCGGAGATCCTATTGCTTCAATGATTCATGTTGCAAGAACAATTGCAAGACGTGCGGAACGTCATATTGTTGCAACAATGTGGACAAATGAAATAAATAATGAAGTAATGGTATTTGTAAACCGTTTATCAGATTATTTCTTTGCATTGGCACGTGTTATTAACTTTAGAAAAGGTGTTGCAGACGTTGCTTATGAGCGTAGTGCAAAAGTATTCCACAATAACATTACAAAAGCCGATGTTGAACGTTGGGCAAAACAAAGAGAAGGCAAATAA